From Lysobacter lycopersici:
GGGCGCACCCGACATCACCATCAAGACCCCGGCGATCCAGGCGATCCAGGCGCGGATGGAAGCGCGATTCAATTCCACCCTGCGCGCGGGCTTCGATTCCGGCGCGCTCGGCTTCACCGCCGACGGCCTGGTCACGGTGCGCGATGCGTCCAAGCTTGCGCTCAAGGATCGCGTGGCGATGAACACCGCGGTCGCCGACGACAACCGCGACCGCAAGGCGGTGTATCGCGAGGTCGCGGTGGCGAACGGCCATGCCGAATGGGAAGGCCAGATCCGCAACGTGTTCGCCAAGCAGTGGGTCGACAGCGCGCGTTCGGGCTGGTGGTACCAGTCGGGCGGGAGCTGGAAGCAGAAATGATTTGAACTCCCTCCCCTTCGCCGAAGGGGAGGGTTGGGGTGGGGTTGCGCATCCTTCCAACCCCCTCCCAGCCTCCCCCTTCCGCGGAAGGGGGAGGAGAAGTCGGCGACAATACCCGGCCACCCGCAGCACTCGTCCCCGTGGCCCGTCTCGACCCATCCCCCAAGACCGTTTCCATCAACGACCTGAGCCACGACGGCCGCGGCGTGGCGCGCTGGCCGGAAGGCCATGCCCACGCCGGCAAGACCGTGTTCGTGAGCGGCGCGTTGCCCGGCGAAACGGTGAGCGTGCAGCAGACCGCGCGTTCGCGGCATTTCGACGAGGCGAAGACGCTCGAAGTCCTCGTAGGCTCGCCGGATCGGGTCGAACCGCGTTGCCCGCATTTCGGCACCTGCGGCGGTTGCGCGTTGCAGCACCTCGCCGAATCCCGGCAGATCCACGCCAAGCAGCGCGTGCTGCTGGAGAACCTCGAACGCATCGGCCACGTCGCGCCCGAGCGCGTGCTGCCGCCGCTGACCGACGCGGCCTGGGGTTACCGGCGCAAGGGGCGCTTTTCCGTGCGCCGGGTCGAGAAGAAGGACAAGACGCTGGTGGGATTCCGCGAACAGGATCCGCGTTTCGTTGCCGACCTGCGCGAATGCCACACCGTCATCCCGCAGGTCGGCGAACGCGTCGCCGCCTTGTCGGCGCTGGTCGACGGCATGGACGCCCGCCGCGACATTCCGCAAATCGAGTTCATCGCCGGCGACGCACGCGAGGAGTTCGACGGCGTGGCGCTGGTGTTCCGCCACCTGCAGCCGCTGTCGGACGCGGATCGCGACAAGCTCGAAGCCTTCGGCAGGGAACACCGTTTCGCGATCTTCCTGCAGCCAGGCGGCATCGATTCGGTGCATCCGTTGTGGCCCGCGGATCCGCAACTGGCGTTCCGCATCCCGCGCTGGAACATCGAATTCGCGTTCCGGCCGCTGGATTTCATCCAGGTCAACGCCGGCCTCAACGAAAAGATGATCGCCAGCGCGCTCGAATTGCTCGACGTGCAGCCGGGCGAACGCGTGCTCGACCTGTTCTGCGGGCTCGGCAACTTCACCCTGCCGCTGGCACGCGGCGCCGGCCATGTGGTCGGCGTGGAAGGCGATGCCGGATTGATCCGCCGTGCGCGCGAGAACGCGCAGCGCAACGATCTCGCCAACGTCGAATTCCATGCCGCGGACCTCGCAACGGATTTGTCGTCGCAAGGTTGGATGAAGTCCGGCTTCGACAAATTGTTGCTGGATCCGCCGCGCTCCGGCGCGGACGTGGTGCTGAAGCAGTTACCGTTGAAGGGGTTGAAGCGCATCGTCTATGTGAGCTGCCATCCGGGTTCGCTCGCCCGCGATG
This genomic window contains:
- a CDS encoding YdbL family protein, with product MKTWKAMRTLFGANMAMLALAACVTINVYFPAAEAKAAAKEFVEKVIDEAQPATPAEEKPADNGNGGMAFRFDPLSLIGIGEAKAQGAPDITIKTPAIQAIQARMEARFNSTLRAGFDSGALGFTADGLVTVRDASKLALKDRVAMNTAVADDNRDRKAVYREVAVANGHAEWEGQIRNVFAKQWVDSARSGWWYQSGGSWKQK
- the rlmD gene encoding 23S rRNA (uracil(1939)-C(5))-methyltransferase RlmD, with amino-acid sequence MARLDPSPKTVSINDLSHDGRGVARWPEGHAHAGKTVFVSGALPGETVSVQQTARSRHFDEAKTLEVLVGSPDRVEPRCPHFGTCGGCALQHLAESRQIHAKQRVLLENLERIGHVAPERVLPPLTDAAWGYRRKGRFSVRRVEKKDKTLVGFREQDPRFVADLRECHTVIPQVGERVAALSALVDGMDARRDIPQIEFIAGDAREEFDGVALVFRHLQPLSDADRDKLEAFGREHRFAIFLQPGGIDSVHPLWPADPQLAFRIPRWNIEFAFRPLDFIQVNAGLNEKMIASALELLDVQPGERVLDLFCGLGNFTLPLARGAGHVVGVEGDAGLIRRARENAQRNDLANVEFHAADLATDLSSQGWMKSGFDKLLLDPPRSGADVVLKQLPLKGLKRIVYVSCHPGSLARDAGYLVNERGWKLRATGVMDMFPHTAHVESIALFEP